Within the Populus trichocarpa isolate Nisqually-1 chromosome 14, P.trichocarpa_v4.1, whole genome shotgun sequence genome, the region GAGCGATGCAGTTTGGGTCATCATTACTAGTTGACTAaatctgcatttttttttttacctttgagAATGATAGACTTGGTagaaaaattagcaaaattatATGTGGATAAAATTGTAAGATTACATGGAGTACCTGTGTTGATTTTTTCAGACCGAGACCTCGAGTTTACCTCCCGGTTGTTGCCAAATGTTCGGTAGGCtttaggaacaaaattgaatCTAAGCACAACTTTTCATCCCCAGACCAATGGATAATCTGAAAGAACCATATATTAAAAGACTTGTTAAAAGTTTGTATATTGAAGTTCAGATGGAGTTGGGAAGATCATATGTTATCAGTGGAATTTACCTATAACAACAACTGTTAAACAACGATAGGAATGACTCCCTAGGAAGCCATACACGAAAAAAGATGTTAGACGCATAATATGGTGGGAAGAGGTAGGGATAGGTAGCTAACTAGGCCAGAACTGGTATAGGTTAccttaaaaaagataaagatcaTAAAAGACATGATGAAAATGGTTTAAGATAGGCAAAGGAGTTATGCGGATAACAAGAGAAGACCTTTAGAATTTGGTATCGGTGATAAAGTGTTTGTAAAGGTTGCACCATGGAAACAAATGTTAAGATTTGGCAAGAAAGAGAAATTAGTTTTGAAGTTAGCAAAAAGATTGGACTTGTGGCCTATAAATTGATCTTGCCTTCATATTTGGCCAAGATCCACGACATGTTTCATGTCTCCCAATTAAGGAGAGCTAAAGTGGATTCATCTCAAGTCCGACCTTAGGTTCCTCTAGACATTGATGAAGATTTGACACTAGAGGTGAAATCGGTGAAAGTTTTAGATTATAGTAAGAAAATTTTGATGATCAAGGTGTTATGAAGGAATTCCCAAATTAAAAAGGTGACTTGGAAAAGAGAATCTGAAATAAGAAGGAAATACCCCGAGTTGTTTCTAGATTCAGGTATGAGGTTTAAATTTTGAGGACGAAATTTTCTATTTGAAgggaagaatgaaaaaaaacccGGTTATAATCTAATtcaagcaaaataataataaaaataaaaataaatatatgagaggaatgaaattgaacaaaagaaAAGTAGTAACACGTTAATTAATTTAGAAGGATGGGATGGGggcaaaataggaaaaaaaacttaatttaatggGGTTAATgtgtaaaattagaaaatttaggCTATATAAAAGCCCAATTTTCTTCTCTTGGCCGGTGGTTTTCAAGCTAAAAAGCTGGGGGggattcttgaattttctttcaaattcttgCCAAATTCActcaaaaaaaagagagagaaattaggTGTAATTAGGGAATTTCATATATCTTTAGGGTTCAAAAAAGGGTGATTAAGGGCTATAGAGTTATTttgtagagataaaaaaaatcaaaagctagGGTTTagggagaaaaagaagagaacttGGAGTTTTCTTGCCTTCCATCTTTGAAACATCTTTCTATTGAGGAAACAGACCTATTCCATGTGATTAATTGCTTTAATTTCATGTATTGATGAAGAAATGCAATTGTTTATATTATGTAAAATTAGGGAATTGTGTTGCAGATTGTTGTAATGATGTAATTTATGGTTTAATGATGATTGAAAGCATGTGATAAGATTGGGTAATtggttaatttcaaaaaattgaaagaaataaatttttccttttttgtggaCACTTTCGACCAAGAGgaagaaatgagaaagaaatcGGAGAATTAATACAATTGATTTAAATTGTGTTAAATAACATGTATATAAATGTAAATTGAGGGatagaataataaattaaaaaaaaaggatccatCCATACTCTCTTCTTTGGTTTCGGCCTAGACTGCCAGAAAGGAGAGGGTTGAACCTTGGCCTTATCAGTGAGAGAAACATGTTTATTGGATTAATTGATGtgttctaagaaaaaaaaaacaataacaataacaaaaataataataacaacgtAAAGAATTGAGAAAGGAATTGTATTCCCTTTGCGAATAAGGAATTCGGCTAAGCTTGTAGTGGAACATTGAGTTGGAAAAATACGTGAATCGTATTGATTTTAGATTGAAATTTATATGTAAGATAATATTGATTCTTATGGCCAACGAGCAGTTAGTGATTCATTAATTTTGGTGATACATGTAAGGCTACAAAGTTAAATCAACAGCAATAGATCACATCACGCGCACAAGTATCAGGTAGATGTTCAACACTTTGAAATAATCTATCATTCTATttcaataattcataaaatcaattttttattgtaattttagtgtaaaattatgaaataaaaaggtAGAATAATGACTTGTCAAATagatatattgaaaaattaggtGTATTGAAAGATTATTTCATTTTAAGGACATCCATTCCTTATAGGCGCATATGTTTGTGTGTGCAGAGAAAAAGAGATGTGTTGGTGTGTGTGtggagagagacagagagagagttaaataaaaaatattatttaaattatataaaaatagttttttaaaaaatattttttaaattaaataaaaagatttttatcatttttactatatttagaAGTGATTATCTTactcaaatatttatagaatAATGCCAACTTACCaaatttgagtttattaaatattaGCTTAAAATGGCAACCGATTTACTTTCTTTAACAAAAGTATTAACGAGAAAATTAGACCCAATCGGGCTTTTAATAACCAAACCTTCTTGTACATTGAACTCAAGACAGATAAATAGGCCCATCAACATGGGCCCAATTTGGATAATCTGGGCCTCCAAGTTGAGCCGACATCTAAATGGTCTATAGAAAAGAGAGGTTTAGGTCAAGAAGAAGCTAAGAAAGAATCGCActgattgattttctttttctatctatctatctatcagCTTCCTCGCTCCTCTCTCACCTTAGCACCACCGCCCAGGTACTGATCGTCTTTTatctccccttttttttttaaattatttgacctCATTCAACTAACGCGCAAgcgattttagtttttttccctgTTCATTTCCCATTACTATCACGCACTTGAATTGAGAATCTTGTTCTTGATTTCCAGATTTTCATTTCTGCTTTGTTATTTCCCGATCTGCCATTGATTCTATTTTTCGATTGCTGTATAGTTTTCTTCATTCCATTcttgttcagtttttttttttaatgatttaggGGGGGAAATCATTTTAAAGTAAAGTAAGATTTAGGTTTTCAATTtatagaaatgttttttatttttatttttttgcaaattattagATAACTGATTGGGTATTTGTTATTGGAGTGTGGGAAACAGAATCAGAAACCATGCCGAAGAACAAGGGAAAGGGAGGAAAGAATAGGAAGAGAGGAAAGAACGAAGCTGATGACGAGAAGCGTGAGCTTATTTTTAAGGAAGATGGGCAGGAGTATGCCCAAGTGCTTCGCATGCTCGGAAATGGTCGTTGTGAAGCCATGTGTATTGATGGGACCAAGCGTCTTTGCCATATTCGAGGGAAGATGCACAAGAAGGTCTGGATTGCTGCGGGTGATATAATTCTCGTTGGCCTCCGCGACTATCAGGATGATAAGGCTGATGTTATATTGAAGTACATGCCCGATGAAGCTAGGCTTCTGAAGGCCTATGGTGAGCTTCCTGAGAATACTCGTCTCAATGAAGGTATTGCTGGAGGTCTTGATGAGGAAGATGATGGTGCTGGTGATGATTATATTGAGTTTGAGGACGAAGATATTGACAAGATCTAGTTTTGTCGTCTTCTTATGTTTAGTGCCAAGTGGCAGTGAGTGCTGATAATGAAATGCCAGAACCAGAAATGTGCATGATAAGCTTGAATTTGAGATGTTAAACTTGTTATAATTCTCATGAAATGCCTATTTGTATCACTCTTAATATTTCACATGTGTCCTCTTATCTTGTGCTGTTTGTGTTGATGCTTGTCTGAATACCCAGTGCTTCATACTGTGTTTGGCCAATGTTTCCTGGCTTTTGTATGGAGAAGTACGCTGccctgtttttcttttggtattTGCATGATGGCTGCAAAATGTAATTGTGTGATTAGGTTGCCAGTCATTCGCCTTGGTTCTTTGTTCGGATTGTGTGTCAGGATGGGGATTATCGCTAACAAACGAAGTAACTTGTTAGCGTTCTTGAATTAACTCTTCCAGGGCTTCGATTTGTAGGCAGTGCTTCTGCTATTTTATTTATCCACAAGGGGACTGGAAAGGAAAGCATGTTTCGGGAATTATTAATACTTGATGACATGAGCCTCTAGTAGACGGCAGTTGGTTTCCAGAATACCAGGTCACACTTTCTCTTCGCCTCGTGCAAATTTAGAATACTCGGGTGTTGTTGATGCCAATAGATGCCCTATTTAGCATTCTTTAATTTCCTTGGGATAGAATGAACATCTATGTTCTGAGTTCTCACATTTTTAGATCTAGCGATTGGAATGAACGATGTTAAGTCATTACCTCTACAGGCAATTTTGAAGCCACAAGTCCTTACGGAATGGATTGCAAGTAGTATGATACAATGTTCCCCTACACATTGGAAATTTCTTTGATGATTATGACACAAGTTACAAGCTACATTGGTTAAGATGAAGCACTGCGTTTCATTTCTTTTCCGCCACTTGATGGTGGTTTCGGTTTCTGCTCCTTGTCTTGTTCAGTCTCCTTTGAACACCCTTTCTTGATTACCTGATCAACACATGGAAGTGTAAGTGAATTGGAAGTCTGTAAAGAATAAGAAGACAAtgaagaggagaggagaggagttTTGTTATACATGGAAGATGAACTATTACTTGAAGGACTGCAAGTCTACAAAGAAAGGTATCAGAAGCCAGATGCAGTTACAAGAGGTGATTAAAGTGCCCTAGTGATCATATAGTTGCGGAGCCGACAGGGAAATTTACCTTAGCTTGCTCTGTCGGACACTGGTAGCTTGGGGCTGTTTTCCGCCTTGATATGGTTCTGGTAGCCTTAAGCCTACTCTTAGTGTGCTTGAAGCCATCCTTGTTGTTTGATGCTATTGATAAGCTATCAAATTGGACAGATACCTCATTAGACCCgcaactctctttctcttctactGCCACATCAGAAAATCTCTCCCCGAAATCAAATCTGTAATTGTTGTTTACTGGCTCAAGTTGTTTGCCAGTACAGCTTTCCACTGAGCATTCTGGAACTCTTGTTGCCATCCACCTTTCTAGCCAGCTCCAACTCATGTTGGGTTGGGTGCCATCAGATTTAGTCTGTTTCTTCTTCGAGCAGATTCGTAACTACAGGCAGATTAGACGACGGAAGCGGTGTTAGTTAAAGCATTAAATCTCTGTTTCCTGTTTGCATTTCGGTCAGAATTTAAGCATACCTGTTGTGAGAAAGCATATGCCAGTGCCCTTTCTCGCCTGTTTGTTGCTTCCAGTCTGCTCTGAATCCTCTTTTTCGAAATGTTGCTAATCACCGTGCTATCATCCCAATCTTCCTATAATCCATGCATATTATACATAGATTTAGTCTAATTCCAGCGGTGAAGTTTCAAGTATCCAATTTTCTCATAATTTGTTATGCCATACTTTGAATCTTTATTTATGCTCAAACCATAGAGTTTGATTCATGACAGATAAGTTAACTAGATCATGTTTCATTTctgtgttttgctttttttgctGGGAAAAGTTCAGCAGTCTGTATTCACCTTTAGCCTGAAAACCTGAGTTCTGGCTCTCTTTTGCACTCGATGATGCACAGACTCATTTTCCTCTCTAACAGAAAGAACTTCCACAGAATTTCCAGTCTGAACTTCAATTGATGTGCCTAGTGAATCTCTACTTGGACTTTCTGTTCCCAGAGCAAGTTCCTGCCCATCCTCCTTTGACGTGGTCTCTTCTCTTTTATGCCTAGCCTGAAATTCAAGAACTTAAGACAATTATCCAAAACAGAAAAGGGCACAAAATCAATGATTAACCAAGTGATGCTTTTCATGATCTTAAAATTTAACCAATGCACGGTCTACTTAGAAATTTCCCTGCAAGATTTCTGGCTTACGATATCACAAAATATTATACCAGAACCAGTCATTTTTGCTCGATGATATCTGTTTATGAATGACTATTACTTTCATATTTCTACAATAATCCAGGTTATGGTATTTCAGCCTATCTGAACGAACCAGAAAGTCTCTGAACGCGGACTGAATGATGATCGCTGCATCTTCTTGACGGAATAATTTGGAAGTTGAATTATGCTTTTCCTTCGGCATATCTTCTTTGGTCTCTTCATTTTGGACATCTCCTTTGTCTTCAGTGTCTTCTAGCATGGGCTGTGTAACAGTGGCCTCAGAGCTCTTGACTGAAGCTGAATCCTCCTCTGCAAGCACTGAATTAAGCTCTTCACCACAAAGGTATAGCCTAACAGAACTCCACCTTTTCCTGTGATCCCCTGGAGTGATTCTTGCCTGAATTGGTCAACATAACATCAAAAAAGAACATCACAACCAAGTCTCTTAAGTCTTCCTGCTTAGTGTACACTCACTGATCATCAATAGTGCAGAGAGATAGGAGGCATCAACAATAACTAGCAAACCAAAGAACTACAAGAAAAGATCGTGTTCATTCTCAAGAGAAATACATGAAAACCAAAGAATTCAGACCATATAgcttaaagaaaatcaaatgaagTATCTAGTTTTATGACTTACATTGCTCTCATGAGTTCCATCGGAGCGGTTTCTGGAGAAGACACTCCTAACCAGCTCTCCGGTGATGCCCATTTTCAAGTGACCAGTAATCCCAAAGCAATGTGTTTGAATAGGGTGCCACCAATTATATTGCAACAACCATGCACAGGTACTGAGATTCCCTCAATTATTACTGGTattgaaaaaaagttgaaaattgcAAGTGACATTCTTCACTCAGTTACTTCACAGGAGTTTCATTAAATTATGGATTAGTTTACAGGGTTAAGGCAACAACTAACAATAGGTATTGTTATAATAAGGGACCTGTTAGCTGTCATTAAGCAGGCGATCAGAGAGGATTACAGAGCTTTAGACCTGGAATTGGGCCTTAAATCACATAAATAATTGAGGCTGAAAAGTAAAGATTAGATAGATAGGATaagtggagtttttttttattgctttttataTCACTTTTTTGCACATGGCTTGTGAAGGACAGGGCAAATAAAGCTTGCTTGCTACTGGGGCTATGTCTATTCCTTTCTAGGCACTCACTCACTCAATGCATCTACCCTTCCATTTGTGGTCCAAGTTGCTGCTGTTTAGTTTGTGCTGGGCCTGAAAAGATATCAATAACTTTTAAGGACTGTCCAGTTTGATCAGGCTACCCATTGTGTGTTTTAAGATTATGCAGAATTGCTGTCATCTAGCCAATGAGCATGGTTAAAGCATATGTACccctctccctttttttttataaaatagtatTCGTACCCGCTTATGTgcatttcaactaatccctcgagaccctaaagttaacgactatgtaagtctccaatgaccctgaggtttgtggcACTTGAACTAGTGACCTCTATAGAGCAAATTCAGGATCTGACTAGTTGAGCCACACCTCTCAAGATTTTATATAGACATGTTGTATACATGGGtggtaggaaaaaaaatacaaagtttgGTTCGCCCCGAGTTAAGTCTATAAGCAtgtccctctctttttttttagtttaatgtgggtgtccggaccagtttgcgcgcacctcgactaatctcacgggccctgaagttaacgaccatataaacctccagtgaccataATATGAACAATCACAGGACTCGAAATTAAGTCTGTAAGCATGTCTCTCTCCTTTTTATTATCTATATATGTGTCTCTCCTCGTGGTTTCTCAGTAAAGTCTGTTATGAAATGCTCTTGCCGATCAAATCTCTATGATAGGATCCTCAACATTACCTCTCAAGCTTTTACAGTGCTCTAGATGGCCTCCATTCTAGCGCCGCGAGATGGAAAGTTGCTGATACCTATGCCCATTAGACATGGTAACTTGTTGTAATACTAATTAATGAGGTTTATTTATTCCcaaaaactcttaaaataaGAACGCAACTTTATTTGAAGgaaacttttaaaatacttgatttttatttatcaaagatCTTATTGGCAAAATTTATTACAactcatagaaaaaataaaaacaatgaataaaaatagagaaatagagaaattattttttaaaatagaagaaCTAGAAAAGCccaataatactaaataaaaaaaatgaaatcctaaaattattactaatttctcaaaaaaatgattttgttaaataaataaaactaacaaatcctccaaaatcttaaaaattaaataaataatccaataaaaataataatttgtgtgTCCCTTTATAGATCCTTTTATCTAAGACTCGTACAAAAACCTTGTCAATGCTTCTTGTTGATGGAGTGGACAAGGTCTATCATGTCATCAAGCTAGTGGTCATGATTAATCATTTCTACATAGCAAACTCATTCCTAAACAATAtcataaataatgttttgttaatatatatatatatatatatatatatatatatatatatatatatatatatatatatatatatatagagagagagagagagagagagagagagagagacacacacacacacacacacacacacacacacacacaaaaagctTTTAAGATTTCCAAAACGATTTTGGTGGATACATTTTAAACTATGAGTTGCTTGAGCTCTTTACCTgagcattaaaataaaaggttcgCATGTGTCTCACGAGAAAAGATATTCTagtgataataaatattttttaaagtattatttatttaaaaatatattaaaaaaatatttttcaaaaatatttttatattaccacattaaaataataaaaaatataaaaaattaattttgcttaatttttgtttggaaCGAAATACAAAACCAGGGCTAGCTGTCTTGTTGCAGGCTATCAGCAGGAGATAAGGAGGATTGccgcacatatttttttttctattttttttttttttgcatcattCACCATTTCAAGAACTGGGCCATGGAATGTTCTTCTTCACTTCGTCGGCCGCTTATTTCACCAGTAAGTAAAAGAGGGTGATGGGTCCTCAGGATTTCGGTTTCAGGCCATTATCATTGTCTGCCTTGGATCATGAGAGCATCTGCCACCCTCCTCCCCGCCCatgctttttttagttttcttatttcTCCAGTAAATAAAAGAGGTGGAGAGAGGTTTGTAATGTTAAGCTTTTATTACTAGAAAACCATAGTTTAAGatttgagatttaaaaaaaaaaaaaaaaagaagataataacgTCGTTTGAGTTGTAATTCATTTGTAGGCTGTTAATCATCTCTTTAATGAAAGAGAGCTCTAATGTTATTTGAGTTATGAGTCATTGGAGGGCGATTAagcttaattaatatataattgtattattattattattattttgattaacatggttgttcgggccagcttgcgtgtatctcgactaatcccacgggccctgaagttaacgatcatgtaaacctccagtggtcTTGACgtttatgagactcgaactggtgatctctagaGAATAAACCCAGGACCTGACCAGTTAAACTACATTCCTCAggattttgtattttgttttttaggtaaaCATCAAATATATCACCAGATTATTGAgctaatatcaattttatatttaaactatcttttgtattaattttat harbors:
- the LOC7468540 gene encoding protein IQ-DOMAIN 33 isoform X1, encoding MGITGELVRSVFSRNRSDGTHESNARITPGDHRKRWSSVRLYLCGEELNSVLAEEDSASVKSSEATVTQPMLEDTEDKGDVQNEETKEDMPKEKHNSTSKLFRQEDAAIIIQSAFRDFLARHKREETTSKEDGQELALGTESPSRDSLGTSIEVQTGNSVEVLSVREENESVHHRVQKRARTQVFRLKEDWDDSTVISNISKKRIQSRLEATNRRERALAYAFSQQLRICSKKKQTKSDGTQPNMSWSWLERWMATRVPECSVESCTGKQLEPVNNNYRFDFGERFSDVAVEEKESCGSNEVSVQFDSLSIASNNKDGFKHTKSRLKATRTISRRKTAPSYQCPTEQAKVIKKGCSKETEQDKEQKPKPPSSGGKEMKRSASS
- the LOC7468540 gene encoding protein IQ-DOMAIN 33 isoform X2, with protein sequence MGITGELVRSVFSRNRSDGTHESNARITPGDHRKRWSSVRLYLCGEELNSVLAEEDSASVKSSEATVTQPMLEDTEDKGDVQNEETKEDMPKEKHNSTSKLFRQEDAAIIIQSAFRDFLARHKREETTSKEDGQELALGTESPSRDSLGTSIEVQTGNSVEVLSVREENESVHHRVQKRARTQVFRLKEDWDDSTVISNISKKRIQSRLEATNRRERALAYAFSQQLRICSKKKQTKSDGTQPNMSWSWLERWMATRVPECSVESCTGKQLEPVNNNYRFDFGERFSDVAVEEKESCGSNEVSVQFDSLSIASNNKDGFKHTKSRLKATRTISRRKTAPSYQCPTEQAKTCSPSSNSSSSM
- the LOC7468539 gene encoding eukaryotic translation initiation factor 1A, translated to MPKNKGKGGKNRKRGKNEADDEKRELIFKEDGQEYAQVLRMLGNGRCEAMCIDGTKRLCHIRGKMHKKVWIAAGDIILVGLRDYQDDKADVILKYMPDEARLLKAYGELPENTRLNEGIAGGLDEEDDGAGDDYIEFEDEDIDKI